The Petropleomorpha daqingensis genome includes a window with the following:
- a CDS encoding ATP-binding protein — protein sequence MLQVQLLGTFAVERDGGAVVLPVTPARLLAFLALHPGPHDRDAVAARFWPEATTSAARANLRTAVWALRQALGPDALSASRSRVGLAPDGVRVDLAELRDTAADDPAGAAAGCSGELLPSFGDDWAAEERAEHRRWQVAVLDRAAAAAESAGREEDAARWSRTRCRLTPFEEPAHAALVRRLAAAGDRAGALAAGREFATRLREEFGVAPGPALRAALAELRGPGRSAPATAARRAPLFGRSAELSALTAAWSRARDGRGGVVVLTGEAGIGKTRLTAELADRVSGAGGRVAGGAAVDVGEPAPLGLWAEIALALARQVPAPPPSAGWPPELGRLASDLAVLLGRGPGLPPPVASPELERLRVFDAVLRLVEWAAGGAPVLLIAEDLHGADRASLALCAHVARRVATLPVLLLLTRRDRPARSDADALVADVARRGVPVAELVLDALAPEEIAAVVRSVAPLGQDDVDRVVASAEGSPLLAVERARLLAGGDRGLPLTLRAAVRAAAGPVPRPARDLLELLAVAGRALSPAEVDALAVAGPDDLAAAEDTGLLSAGDDGLRYRHALLAEAARCDLVREPGRRSVQLAVAVEAAAGDARARVAAEVAGHLQRAGRDDLAGPRWRDAARHARELGTLDEAADFWAEAAHCAPEDPDPRLELAEVQAWRGRREDYEHEWEAAIALVPPAGRAAAWCRRGAVMRSVLCHPSAGLAAYTRALELLGPGNAPALRAEALAGLAQLTAAAGDPDLVPGLLRAAGGDATLDIDRHSARLLWLIRTGRYAEVEAQAELGAAALEGAARPDQAYAGLLTAACALAAAGDLAAALRVADHAVALTRDVPVLAVPCLAGRAHLLSRTGRPAEALACARAQLALAERLDSDEVLGLARYDAGLVALATGAWTEAAELLDAALAGQARFSRPASRLARAEALARDGRPGEAAAEIRAAALEPIGPGDQPWALVPRMARAQGLVALAAGDLREARRRLAESVAAWRRLGRPEPGRELMASLVDLGRLPVVGLVDPAWELARVEAELAAVPEEEPCPPSH from the coding sequence GTGCTGCAGGTGCAGCTGCTGGGCACGTTCGCCGTCGAGCGCGACGGTGGGGCCGTGGTCCTGCCGGTCACGCCCGCGCGCCTGCTCGCCTTCCTCGCCCTGCACCCCGGCCCGCACGACCGGGACGCCGTGGCCGCCCGGTTCTGGCCGGAGGCCACCACCTCCGCGGCCCGGGCGAACCTGCGGACGGCGGTCTGGGCGCTGCGCCAGGCACTGGGGCCGGACGCGCTGTCCGCCTCCCGGTCTCGGGTGGGCCTGGCCCCGGACGGAGTCCGGGTGGACCTGGCGGAGCTGCGCGACACCGCGGCGGACGACCCGGCCGGCGCGGCGGCCGGCTGCAGCGGCGAGCTGCTGCCGTCGTTCGGCGACGACTGGGCGGCCGAGGAGCGCGCCGAGCACCGCCGCTGGCAGGTCGCGGTGCTGGACCGGGCCGCGGCGGCCGCCGAGTCGGCGGGACGCGAGGAGGACGCCGCCCGCTGGTCGCGCACCCGCTGCCGGCTGACCCCCTTCGAGGAGCCGGCGCACGCGGCGCTGGTCCGCCGGCTGGCTGCGGCGGGGGACCGTGCCGGCGCGCTGGCGGCCGGCCGGGAGTTCGCCACGCGGCTCCGCGAGGAGTTCGGCGTGGCACCGGGACCCGCGCTGCGCGCCGCGCTGGCCGAGCTGCGCGGTCCGGGACGCAGCGCCCCGGCCACGGCCGCCCGACGGGCACCGCTGTTCGGCCGGTCGGCCGAGCTGAGCGCGCTCACGGCGGCGTGGTCGCGGGCACGCGACGGCCGCGGCGGGGTCGTCGTCCTCACCGGTGAGGCCGGGATCGGCAAGACCCGGCTGACCGCCGAGCTCGCCGACCGGGTGAGCGGCGCCGGCGGCCGGGTCGCGGGCGGCGCGGCCGTCGACGTCGGCGAGCCCGCGCCGCTGGGGCTGTGGGCGGAGATCGCGCTCGCCCTCGCCCGGCAGGTGCCGGCCCCGCCGCCCTCCGCCGGGTGGCCGCCCGAACTCGGCCGGCTGGCGTCCGACCTGGCCGTGCTGCTCGGGCGGGGCCCGGGCCTGCCACCACCGGTCGCCTCGCCCGAGCTCGAACGGCTGCGGGTCTTCGACGCCGTCCTGCGGCTGGTGGAGTGGGCGGCCGGAGGCGCCCCGGTGCTGCTGATCGCCGAGGACCTGCACGGCGCCGACCGCGCCAGCCTCGCGCTGTGCGCCCACGTCGCCCGCCGGGTGGCCACGCTGCCGGTCCTGCTGCTGCTCACGCGGCGCGACCGCCCGGCCCGGTCCGACGCCGACGCGCTGGTCGCGGACGTCGCCCGCCGCGGTGTCCCGGTCGCCGAGCTGGTGCTCGACGCGCTGGCGCCCGAGGAGATCGCCGCCGTGGTGCGCAGCGTCGCTCCGCTGGGGCAGGACGACGTCGACCGCGTCGTCGCCAGCGCCGAGGGCAGTCCGCTGCTCGCGGTCGAGCGGGCCCGCCTGCTGGCCGGCGGGGACCGCGGGCTCCCGCTCACGCTGCGCGCCGCCGTCCGGGCCGCCGCCGGACCGGTCCCGCGTCCGGCCCGCGACCTGCTGGAGCTGCTCGCCGTCGCCGGCCGGGCCCTGTCCCCCGCGGAGGTCGACGCGCTCGCGGTCGCCGGACCGGACGACCTCGCGGCGGCCGAGGACACCGGGCTGCTGTCCGCCGGGGACGACGGCCTGCGCTACCGGCACGCGCTGCTGGCCGAGGCGGCCCGCTGCGACCTGGTGCGCGAGCCGGGCCGCCGGTCGGTGCAGCTGGCGGTGGCGGTCGAGGCCGCGGCCGGCGACGCCCGCGCCCGCGTGGCGGCGGAGGTGGCCGGGCACCTGCAGCGCGCCGGACGCGACGACCTGGCCGGCCCCCGGTGGCGGGACGCCGCCCGGCACGCCCGCGAGCTCGGCACGCTGGACGAGGCGGCCGACTTCTGGGCGGAGGCGGCCCACTGCGCCCCTGAGGACCCGGATCCGCGGCTGGAGCTGGCCGAGGTGCAGGCCTGGCGCGGCCGGCGCGAGGACTACGAGCACGAGTGGGAGGCGGCGATCGCGCTCGTGCCGCCCGCGGGACGAGCGGCGGCGTGGTGCCGGCGCGGTGCCGTCATGCGGTCGGTGCTCTGCCACCCCTCGGCCGGGCTGGCCGCCTACACCCGTGCCCTGGAGCTGCTCGGCCCGGGGAACGCGCCCGCGCTGCGGGCCGAGGCGCTCGCCGGACTGGCGCAGCTCACGGCCGCCGCCGGCGACCCCGATCTGGTGCCCGGGCTGCTGAGAGCCGCAGGGGGCGACGCCACCCTCGACATCGACCGGCACAGCGCCCGGCTGCTGTGGCTCATCCGCACCGGCCGCTACGCCGAGGTGGAGGCCCAGGCGGAGCTCGGCGCCGCAGCCCTCGAGGGCGCCGCCCGCCCCGACCAGGCGTACGCCGGCCTGCTGACCGCCGCCTGCGCGCTCGCCGCCGCCGGCGACCTGGCCGCCGCGCTGCGGGTAGCCGACCACGCCGTCGCGCTCACCCGCGACGTCCCGGTGCTCGCGGTCCCCTGCCTGGCCGGCCGCGCCCACCTGCTCTCGCGCACCGGCCGGCCGGCCGAGGCGCTGGCCTGCGCCCGGGCGCAGCTGGCCCTCGCCGAACGCCTCGACTCCGACGAGGTCCTGGGCCTGGCCCGCTACGACGCCGGCCTGGTCGCCCTGGCGACCGGCGCGTGGACCGAGGCCGCCGAGCTGCTCGACGCGGCGCTCGCCGGGCAGGCCCGGTTCAGCCGGCCGGCCAGCCGGCTGGCCCGCGCCGAGGCCCTGGCCCGCGACGGCCGGCCCGGTGAGGCCGCGGCGGAGATCCGTGCGGCCGCGCTGGAACCGATCGGGCCCGGCGACCAGCCCTGGGCGCTGGTCCCCCGGATGGCGCGGGCGCAGGGCCTGGTCGCGCTCGCCGCCGGGGATCTCCGCGAGGCGCGACGCCGGCTCGCCGAGTCGGTCGCGGCGTGGCGCCGGCTGGGCCGCCCCGAGCCCGGCCGGGAGCTGATGGCCAGCCTCGTCGACCTGGGCCGGCTGCCCGTGGTCGGGCTGGTCGACCCTGCCTGGGAGCTCGCCCGGGTGGAGGCCGAGCTGGCCGCCGTCCCCGAGGAGGAACCGTGCCCGCCTTCGCACTGA
- a CDS encoding fatty acid desaturase family protein produces the protein MTETLPRRTRSDYADLSARIKAAGLMERRTPYYVLKFALTLGLFAGGWVGFVFLGASWWQLLVAAFLGVMSTQVAMLGHDAGHKQVTRTRASSYLIGITLGNLLTGLSFGWWIDKHNRHHAHPNHEELDPDVAPAGPLVFMPGQADDGRRGLLRWLTRHQAVVFFPILLLEGLNLHVGSFEALRNGTVKTKWREGLLLAVHVVAFVGAPFLVLTWGQALLFLAVHQAVFGFYMGCSFAPNHKGMPPLTDEEEKDYLRRQVLTSRNVRGGFVTDWTLGGLNYQIEHHLFPSMPRPNLRLAKPVVERFCAERGVRYAETSLVDSYRQVLRHLDVIGQPTPA, from the coding sequence GTGACCGAGACCCTTCCCCGCCGGACCCGCAGCGACTACGCGGACCTCTCCGCCCGCATCAAGGCCGCGGGCCTGATGGAGCGGCGGACGCCCTACTACGTGCTCAAGTTCGCCCTCACGCTCGGCCTGTTCGCCGGCGGGTGGGTGGGCTTCGTGTTCCTCGGCGCCAGCTGGTGGCAGCTGCTCGTCGCGGCCTTCCTCGGGGTGATGAGCACCCAGGTGGCCATGCTCGGCCACGATGCCGGGCACAAGCAGGTGACCCGCACGCGCGCCAGCAGCTACCTGATCGGGATCACGCTGGGCAACCTGCTGACCGGGCTGAGCTTCGGGTGGTGGATCGACAAGCACAACCGGCACCACGCGCACCCGAACCACGAGGAGCTCGACCCGGACGTCGCGCCCGCCGGGCCGCTGGTGTTCATGCCGGGGCAGGCCGACGACGGGCGGCGGGGCCTGCTGCGCTGGCTGACCCGGCACCAGGCGGTCGTGTTCTTCCCGATCCTGCTGCTCGAGGGCCTGAACCTGCACGTCGGCAGCTTCGAGGCGCTGCGCAACGGCACGGTCAAGACGAAGTGGCGCGAGGGCCTGCTGCTCGCCGTCCACGTGGTCGCCTTCGTCGGAGCACCGTTCCTCGTCCTCACGTGGGGCCAGGCGCTGCTGTTCCTCGCCGTCCACCAGGCGGTCTTCGGCTTCTACATGGGCTGCTCGTTCGCGCCCAACCACAAGGGCATGCCGCCGCTCACCGACGAGGAGGAGAAGGACTACCTCCGCCGCCAGGTGCTCACCTCGCGCAACGTGCGGGGCGGTTTCGTGACCGACTGGACGCTCGGCGGCCTCAACTACCAGATCGAGCACCACCTGTTCCCGAGCATGCCGCGGCCCAACCTGCGCCTGGCCAAGCCGGTCGTGGAGCGGTTCTGCGCCGAGCGCGGCGTCCGGTACGCCGAGACGAGCCTGGTCGACTCCTACCGCCAGGTCCTCCGCCACCTGGACGTGATCGGTCAGCCCACCCCGGCCTAG